The following coding sequences are from one Daphnia pulex isolate KAP4 chromosome 11, ASM2113471v1 window:
- the LOC124207670 gene encoding GPI inositol-deacylase-like, with protein MKKNNLLKLLVGSLLTFSFIRGIHRFVFELEDNKCEMTFMFEYPQYIKIKLNEPTSTEFPNYNLFVYGEGEQAERYKKGEFTGIPVLFIPGNAGSYKQVRSLASFAYRKSLDSKKHFHFDFFTIDFHEEFSALYGGILKQQTMFTSSCINRILHLYKSTHHQQKSLLLIGHSMGGMVAKAVFSEMDFDSALVTTIITLATPHKSPVIVLDEDMDSFYQETSTFWNESTNRTKHVALASIGGADRDIQVRSGLTAANSPTINVLTTEMPTVWLAVDHLCIVWCKQVVSTVVRSLFDMVEPSTQNWIERVDLRKEILLYHLMKRNEGKSFKNFLNVREVDFDPEGRWREVVVPHFTASIEQEKEKYSNSYYMIPLVDNAYRDRLAAVASGLPIKYWVFGCVALTWHKNTRFCERGIDLSHQTVLLPNAGDFVKRKFVYLDLVKLKENGFTHIVFLIPKSYQKGSILFDVHRSIDRNVEIRFPFARYIPFASAGKIVVPSNAVSFNVTLPDLNRSWQSIFLKINGNDCPMEKNAIVRKIVPWSHESQYFLSNQSFSVHLHVPKAPVDSEYDSVHLQFISPNPKCTYEIEVSTDWIGMCAQLARFYSPFLLPMLFAIFLYCFSRQLKEKQSNNAVPSILTCLVEMPVIKMALIPEAFSICFGIIDSLHLPAWPFLPSDEFLLRNHGLGFPFMYFILGFIAWSLAIMLSVIFCLGIYIGGNVLHTIIIRYLRSSFGISLIVAEVVAIGLSRIPLVISVALIAIGCSTCGSLALFLGLGVYIWKLFDYFEDELESMLGDEENQEVDDDFHINTTISLLWFSTAILSLPTLVVWSTSPSLTLPNDYWLVPSFVWNICGMMILQKSKSVHDSAAGSYGYLGSAFAVLSVLLVSYSLVSIYRIQYFVTAAITMYAAFKYII; from the exons atgaagaaaaacaatttgctCAAACTGTTAGTTGGCTCCCTTCTCACGTTCTCCTTCATTCGAGGGATTCAtcgttttgttttcgaatTGGAAGACAACAAATGCGAAATGACCTTCATGTTTGAATATCCGCAATATATT aaaatcaaattaaatgaacCAACATCAACTGAATTCCCTAATTACAACTTATTTGTTTACGGAGAAGGAGAGCAAGCTGAAAGATATAAAAAGGGTGAATTTACTGGAATTCCAGTTCTTTTTATACCAGGAAATGCAGGGTCTTATAAACAAG TTCGGTCTCTTGCTTCTTTTGCTTATCGCAAATCTCTGGATTcaaagaaacattttcactttgacttttttacaattgatttCCATGAAGAGTTTTCAGCTCTGTATGGGGGTATACTGAAGCAACAAACTATGTTTACTAGTAGTTGTATTAACAGAATTCTTCATCTCTACAAATCTACTCATCACCAACAAAAGTCACTGCTTTTAATTGGCCACTCTATG GGGGGAATGGTTGCTAAAGCAGTTTTTAGTGAAATGGATTTTGATTCTGCTCTAGTGACCACCATTATCACTCTAGCCACCCCACACAAAAGTCCTGTTATAGTGCTAGATGAGGACATGGACAGTTTTTATCAAGAAACCAGTACATTTTGGAACGAATCGACAAATCGAACAAAACACGTCGCTTTAGCATCAATCGGTGGAGCGGACAGAGATATTCAAGTTCGGTCTGGGCTTACTGCTGCTAATTCACCAACAATCAACGTTCTG ACTACCGAAATGCCGACAGTTTGGCTTGCTGTTGATCATCTGTGTATAG TGTGGTGTAAACAGGTAGTTTCGACAGTAGTTCGATCTCTATTCGATATGGTTGAACCTTCAACGCAGAACTGGATTGAACGGGTTGATCTACGAAAAGAAATTCTCCTCTATCACCTCATGAAG CGCAATGAAGGGAAAAGCTTTAAAAATTTCCTGAATGTAAGAGAAGTCGATTTTGATCCAGAAGGACGATGGAGAGAAGTTGTTGTGCCACATTTCACTGCCAGCAttgaacaagaaaaggaaaaatatagcAATAGCTATTATATGATTCCGTTAGTCGACAACGCTTATCGAGATCGTTTGGCGGCTGTAGCATCTGGACTACCCATTAAATATTGGGTTTTCGGCTGTGTTGCTTTGACTTGGCACAAAAATACTAGATTCTG TGAGCGCGGTATCGATTTATCACATCAAACTGTTCTGTTACCGAATGCCGGTGATTTTGTTAAGCGGAAGTTTGTCTACCTGGACTTGGTCAAACTCAAAGAGAATGGTTTCACTCATATTGTATTTTTAATCCCCAAAAGTTATCAAAAG GGATCTATTTTGTTTGATGTGCACCGCTCTATTGATAGAAACGTTGAAATCCGCTTCCCTTTCGCAAGATACATCCCATTTGCTTCAGCTGGAAAGATAGTGGTTCCGAGTAACGCCGTTTCATTCAACGTAACTTTACCAGACCTCAATAGATCATGGCAGTCAATTTTCCTTAAGATCAACGGAAACGATTGTCCTatggaaaaaaatgcaattgtACGAAAAATTGTGCCATGGTCTCATGAAAGCCAATACTTTCTGTCAAATCAGAGCTTCTCTGTTCACCTTCATGTTCCTAAAGCTCCTGTCGATAGCGAATATGATTCAGTGCATCTTCAGTTTATCAGTCCCAATCCAAAATGCACTTACGAAATCGA AGTTTCTACTGACTGGATCGGCATGTGTGCCCAACTGGCCCGGTTTTAttcgccttttcttttgccgatgctatttgcaatttttttgtattgtttttcaaGGCAACTTAAAGAGAAACAATCTAATAATGCAGTCCCGTCCATTTTAACTTGCCTTGTCGAAATGCCAGTCATCAAAATGGCCCTTATTCCTGAGGCTTTCTCTATTTGCTTTGG AATTATCGATTCGTTACATCTACCGGCGTGGCCTTTTCTGCCGTCCGATGAATTTCTTCTCCGGAATCATGGGCTTGGCTTTCCTTTCATGTACTTCATTCTTGGATTCATTGCCTGGAGTTTAGCCATCATGCTGTCCGTTATTTTCTGCCTGGGAATATATATTGGAGGAAATGTTTTGCACACCATAATAATCCG ATATCTGAGGAGTTCCTTCGGAATATCATTGATTGTTGCCGAGGTTGTAGCGATTGGCCTGTCTCGGATACCTTTAGTCATATCAGTGGCTCTCATCGCAATCGGATGCAGTACCTGCGGTTCCCTAGCGCTGTTTCTTGGCCTTGGTGTTTATATATGGAAG ttgTTCGATTATTTTGAGGACGAATTGGAATCTATGTTGGGTGACGAAGAAaaccaagaagttgatgaTGACTTTCATATTAATACAACAATATCCTTACTATGGTTTTCTACAGCCATCCTCAGTCTTCCAACTCTTGTTGTGTGGAGCACAAGCCCAAG CTTAACTTTGCCGAATGATTATTGGTTGGTCCCTAGTTTCGTCTGGAATATATGCGGAATGATGATTTTACAAAAATCGAAATCTGTCCATGATAG TGCTGCTGGTTCCTATGGCTACTTGGGTAGCGCGTTCGCGGTTCTCTCCGTTTTATTGGTATCCTACAGTTTAGTCTCGATCTATCGCATCCAGTACTTTGTTACAGCTGCAATCACCATGTATGCTGCATTCAAGTACATAATTTGA